A single window of Halobacterium jilantaiense DNA harbors:
- the srp19 gene encoding signal recognition particle subunit SRP19, with translation MVENVIWPAYFDAALSRREGRRVPEDLAVEEPTVDEIATAVQQVGYDAVVERDVAYPRQHWTDSGRVLVKDADDSKNDLVQAVAAYVGALRS, from the coding sequence ATGGTCGAGAACGTCATCTGGCCCGCCTACTTCGACGCGGCGCTCTCCCGCCGCGAGGGCCGCCGTGTCCCCGAGGACCTCGCCGTCGAGGAGCCCACCGTCGACGAAATCGCGACCGCCGTCCAGCAGGTCGGCTACGACGCCGTCGTCGAACGCGACGTGGCCTACCCCCGGCAGCACTGGACGGACTCGGGGCGCGTTCTGGTGAAGGACGCCGACGACTCGAAGAACGACCTCGTGCAGGCCGTCGCCGCCTACGTCGGCGCGCTCCGGAGCTGA
- a CDS encoding H/ACA ribonucleoprotein complex subunit GAR1, whose protein sequence is MERAGSVTRTAGNVAVVRSDDDAHPGIGAALVDQNLDAVGRVVDVFGPVERPYLAVTPQSGVHLAGLVGETLYVR, encoded by the coding sequence ATGGAGCGAGCCGGCAGCGTCACGCGGACCGCGGGCAACGTCGCCGTCGTGCGCAGCGACGACGACGCCCACCCCGGAATCGGGGCCGCGCTCGTCGACCAGAACCTCGACGCCGTCGGTCGAGTCGTCGACGTCTTCGGGCCCGTCGAGCGCCCCTACCTCGCGGTGACGCCCCAGTCCGGCGTCCACCTCGCCGGCCTCGTCGGGGAGACGCTGTACGTCCGGTAG
- the fen gene encoding flap endonuclease-1 — protein MGNADLRQLAAIEETPFADLQGSVVAVDAHNWLYKYLTTTVQWTSEDIYTTSDGTEVANLVGAVQGLPKFFEHDLTPVFVWDGGVTELKDEEVAERREQRESYEEQLEEAREEGDAVEAARLEARTQRLTDTIHETTRALFDLLDVPQVEAPAEGEAQASYMARVDDDVDCVGSDDYDCLLLGSPVTLRQLTSSGDPERMDFEATLAEHDLTWEQLVDVGILCGTDFNPGIDGFGPKTALNAIREHGDLWSVLDAEGEHVESGDRIRELFLNPEVTDDYSVHTDLSPDVEAAREFVTDEWEVDADEVARGFERIEESVVQTGLDQWT, from the coding sequence ATGGGTAACGCGGACCTCCGGCAGCTCGCGGCCATCGAGGAGACTCCCTTCGCGGACCTCCAGGGGAGCGTGGTGGCCGTCGACGCCCACAACTGGCTGTACAAGTACCTCACGACGACCGTCCAGTGGACCAGCGAGGACATCTACACCACGAGCGACGGCACCGAGGTGGCGAACCTCGTCGGCGCCGTCCAGGGCCTCCCGAAGTTCTTCGAGCACGATTTGACGCCCGTGTTCGTCTGGGACGGCGGCGTCACCGAACTCAAGGACGAGGAAGTGGCCGAGCGACGCGAGCAACGCGAGAGCTACGAGGAACAACTGGAAGAAGCCCGCGAGGAAGGCGACGCCGTCGAAGCCGCCCGTCTGGAGGCGCGCACGCAGCGGCTCACGGACACCATCCACGAGACCACGCGGGCGCTGTTCGACCTGCTGGACGTGCCGCAGGTCGAAGCGCCCGCCGAGGGGGAGGCGCAGGCGTCGTACATGGCGAGAGTCGACGACGACGTGGACTGCGTGGGCAGCGACGACTACGACTGCCTGCTGCTCGGGTCGCCCGTGACGCTCCGCCAGCTCACGAGCTCCGGCGATCCCGAGCGCATGGACTTCGAGGCGACGCTCGCCGAACACGACCTCACGTGGGAGCAACTGGTCGACGTGGGCATCCTCTGCGGCACGGACTTCAACCCCGGCATCGACGGCTTCGGCCCGAAGACCGCGCTGAACGCCATTCGCGAACACGGCGACCTCTGGAGCGTCCTCGACGCCGAGGGCGAGCACGTCGAGTCCGGCGACCGCATCCGCGAACTGTTCCTGAACCCCGAGGTCACCGACGACTACAGCGTCCACACCGACCTCTCTCCGGACGTCGAGGCGGCCCGCGAGTTCGTCACCGACGAGTGGGAGGTCGACGCCGACGAGGTCGCCCGCGGGTTCGAACGCATCGAGGAGTCGGTCGTCCAGACCGGCCTCGACCAGTGGACCTGA
- a CDS encoding presenilin family intramembrane aspartyl protease PSH, whose protein sequence is MNDSTRVAGVLAGVVALFVVVQVGALALVEPFQSAGLQSTEDPQNPLNSIVYVAFLLVATGGILLVIKYDQQWVLKGFVLLTSGLVASYVFAVVFPAVTVAGVNLAVWVPAVALVVALYAYPEWWVIDSAGALMGMGAAALFGISFGVLPALVLLTALAVYDAISVYGTEHMLTLASGVMELQLPIVLVVPTTLEYSFVDDAQETADEAGEGEREASNPADRPAYFIGLGDAVMPSILVASAAFFLDTPEVLPGVELAPLTAMVGTILGLLVLMRMVFKGRAHAGLPLLNGGAIAGYLAGALAAGIPLVEALGLAPYL, encoded by the coding sequence ATGAACGACTCGACGCGGGTCGCCGGCGTGCTCGCCGGCGTCGTCGCCCTGTTCGTCGTCGTCCAGGTCGGCGCGCTCGCGCTCGTCGAACCCTTCCAGAGCGCGGGCCTGCAGTCCACCGAGGACCCCCAGAATCCGCTGAACAGCATCGTCTACGTCGCCTTCCTGCTGGTCGCCACCGGCGGTATCCTGCTCGTCATCAAGTACGACCAGCAGTGGGTGCTGAAGGGCTTCGTCCTCCTGACGAGCGGCCTCGTCGCCTCCTACGTGTTCGCCGTCGTCTTCCCCGCCGTCACGGTCGCGGGCGTGAACCTCGCCGTCTGGGTGCCGGCCGTCGCGCTCGTCGTCGCGCTGTACGCCTACCCCGAGTGGTGGGTCATCGACTCGGCGGGCGCACTCATGGGGATGGGTGCCGCCGCGCTGTTCGGCATCAGCTTCGGCGTCCTGCCGGCGCTCGTCCTGTTGACCGCGCTGGCGGTGTACGACGCCATCAGCGTCTACGGCACCGAACACATGCTCACGCTCGCCTCCGGCGTGATGGAGCTCCAACTGCCAATCGTCCTCGTCGTCCCGACCACGCTGGAGTACTCGTTCGTGGACGATGCCCAGGAGACCGCCGACGAGGCCGGTGAGGGCGAGCGTGAGGCCAGTAATCCCGCCGACCGCCCCGCGTACTTCATCGGCCTCGGCGACGCCGTGATGCCCTCGATTCTCGTCGCCAGCGCCGCGTTCTTCCTCGACACTCCCGAGGTCCTCCCGGGCGTCGAACTCGCCCCCCTCACCGCGATGGTCGGCACCATCCTCGGGCTGCTCGTCCTGATGCGGATGGTGTTCAAGGGCCGGGCGCACGCCGGCCTCCCGCTGTTGAACGGCGGCGCAATCGCCGGCTACCTCGCCGGCGCGCTCGCCGCCGGCATCCCCCTCGTCGAGGCGCTCGGGCTCGCGCCGTACCTCTGA
- a CDS encoding carbohydrate ABC transporter permease translates to MASDSSSGRSWNRIGLYAALLALVAFYLSPLESAVMTAFKSQTGFFQTSPIAPPGPSTFTLAAWGDAFSRLQDGLVNSLLFTIPATVLSATLGSFVAYGLTNTKWRGQSVVLVLLIAGIFIPYQSVLVPLSRFWSIVDLGSLLSWLPPVADRSGLVALAITHTAYGVPITTLLFRAHYQSLDDSMLEAARLDGATIRKIYTRIVLPLSIPMFAVALIYQFTNIWNDLLFALVLIQNPSSDVVTISLTSLQGSMVSQYNLQMAGAFITALPTLLVYIFFGDQFAEGVAGGGA, encoded by the coding sequence ATGGCTTCCGACAGTTCCTCCGGCCGCTCGTGGAACCGAATCGGCCTGTACGCGGCGCTCTTGGCGCTGGTCGCGTTCTACCTCTCGCCGTTGGAGAGCGCAGTCATGACCGCGTTCAAGTCCCAGACCGGGTTCTTCCAGACGTCGCCGATTGCGCCGCCGGGACCGTCGACGTTCACTCTGGCGGCCTGGGGCGACGCGTTCTCGCGGCTCCAGGACGGACTCGTGAACAGCCTCCTGTTCACGATTCCCGCGACGGTGCTGTCGGCGACGCTCGGTAGCTTCGTCGCGTACGGCCTCACGAACACGAAGTGGCGCGGGCAGTCCGTCGTGTTGGTGTTGCTCATCGCGGGCATCTTCATCCCGTACCAGTCCGTGCTCGTGCCGCTGTCCCGGTTCTGGTCCATCGTCGACCTCGGCAGCCTCCTGTCGTGGCTGCCGCCGGTCGCGGACCGCTCGGGGCTGGTCGCGCTCGCGATCACCCACACCGCGTACGGCGTCCCGATCACGACGCTGCTGTTCCGCGCGCACTACCAGTCGCTGGACGACTCCATGCTGGAGGCCGCGCGGCTGGACGGCGCGACGATTCGGAAAATCTACACGCGTATCGTGTTGCCGCTCTCGATTCCGATGTTCGCAGTCGCGCTGATTTACCAGTTCACGAACATCTGGAACGACCTGCTGTTCGCGCTCGTGCTCATCCAGAACCCGAGCAGCGACGTGGTGACAATCTCCCTGACCTCCCTCCAGGGGTCTATGGTGAGCCAGTACAACCTGCAGATGGCGGGCGCGTTCATCACCGCGCTGCCCACCCTGCTCGTGTACATCTTCTTCGGCGACCAGTTCGCCGAAGGAGTCGCCGGCGGAGGTGCCTAA
- a CDS encoding AGE family epimerase/isomerase, producing the protein MSTGSDDLAAEYVPKLRRNLEDVVLDFWLPRCLDDEHGGYVLSYDETGAFAGNDHKMLVTQSRMLWLFSRLSRSDVVDGDYLDEAELGYEFLRDEMHDDEHGGFVWEVDRTGDVLKPRKHLYGQSFALYGLSEYYRATGDEAARDLAVDLFETVDDAAKDHANGGYREYFEADWTQVTEGTTYLANIEPDWSPKESGDSVLDPTLKLMNTHLHLMEAFTTFYRATGHETARARLHELLDICTNTVVRKDRTACTDKYDPDWTPRLNDEDFRVVSYGHDLENVWLTMEAADALDVSDRLFVDLYEALFEFSLDHGYDDDRGGFYFFGPLDGDATNRIKAWWVQAECMTSALRMYEATGAQRYREVFEETYDFVETHHVDDEHGEWHSGVNDDLEPVGRKGAMYKGAYHNGRALLECIETLESL; encoded by the coding sequence ATGAGTACTGGCTCCGACGACCTCGCCGCGGAGTACGTCCCGAAGCTCCGCCGGAACCTCGAAGACGTGGTGCTGGACTTCTGGCTGCCGCGGTGTCTCGACGACGAACACGGCGGCTACGTCCTGAGTTACGACGAGACCGGAGCCTTCGCGGGCAACGACCACAAGATGCTCGTCACGCAGTCGCGGATGCTGTGGCTGTTCTCCCGGCTCTCGCGCTCCGACGTCGTCGACGGCGACTACCTCGACGAGGCGGAACTGGGCTACGAGTTCCTCCGCGACGAGATGCACGACGACGAACACGGGGGCTTCGTCTGGGAGGTAGACCGGACCGGTGACGTTCTGAAACCCCGGAAACACCTTTACGGCCAGTCGTTCGCGCTCTACGGCCTCTCGGAGTACTACCGCGCGACCGGCGACGAGGCCGCCCGCGACCTCGCAGTCGACCTCTTCGAGACCGTCGACGACGCCGCGAAAGACCACGCGAACGGCGGCTACCGGGAGTACTTCGAGGCCGACTGGACGCAGGTCACGGAGGGCACGACCTACCTCGCGAACATCGAGCCGGACTGGTCGCCGAAGGAGTCCGGGGACAGCGTCCTCGACCCGACGCTGAAGCTGATGAATACCCACCTCCACCTCATGGAGGCGTTCACGACATTCTACCGCGCGACGGGCCACGAGACCGCACGGGCGCGCCTCCACGAACTTCTCGATATCTGCACGAACACGGTCGTCCGGAAGGACCGCACGGCGTGCACGGACAAGTACGACCCCGACTGGACGCCGCGCCTCAACGACGAGGACTTCCGCGTCGTGTCGTACGGCCACGACCTGGAGAACGTCTGGCTGACGATGGAGGCCGCCGACGCCCTGGACGTCTCCGACCGGCTCTTCGTCGACCTCTACGAGGCGCTGTTCGAGTTCTCCCTCGACCACGGCTACGACGACGACCGCGGCGGCTTCTACTTCTTCGGGCCGCTCGACGGCGACGCGACGAACCGCATCAAGGCGTGGTGGGTGCAGGCCGAGTGCATGACCAGCGCGCTCCGCATGTACGAGGCGACCGGCGCGCAGCGGTACCGCGAGGTCTTCGAGGAGACTTACGACTTCGTCGAGACCCACCACGTCGACGACGAACACGGCGAGTGGCACTCCGGCGTGAACGACGACCTCGAACCGGTCGGCCGGAAGGGCGCGATGTACAAGGGAGCCTACCACAACGGCCGCGCGCTCCTGGAGTGCATCGAGACGCTGGAGTCGCTGTAG
- a CDS encoding DUF3054 domain-containing protein, with protein MKLTDVDERAVTRFLPGDVLAILALVLVGTVQHGTLNPQHYAGVLLPFLVGWLAAAPLVGAYSSRAAESSRAALLLAAGTWLLGDLVGQLLRNTSLFPGNADPTFFLVMFLVGALLLSVVRFGSLVVADLVGN; from the coding sequence ATGAAGCTGACCGACGTCGACGAGCGCGCAGTCACCCGATTCCTACCCGGCGACGTGCTCGCTATCCTCGCACTCGTGCTCGTGGGGACGGTACAGCACGGGACACTGAACCCACAGCACTACGCGGGCGTCCTGCTGCCGTTCCTCGTCGGCTGGCTGGCGGCCGCGCCGCTCGTCGGCGCGTACAGTTCGCGCGCCGCGGAGTCCTCTCGCGCGGCGCTGCTGCTCGCTGCCGGCACGTGGCTCCTCGGGGACCTCGTCGGCCAACTGCTGCGGAACACGTCGCTGTTCCCCGGGAACGCCGACCCGACGTTCTTCCTCGTGATGTTCCTCGTGGGCGCGCTGCTGCTGTCGGTCGTGCGGTTCGGGTCGCTGGTGGTCGCCGACCTCGTCGGGAACTGA
- a CDS encoding BolA/IbaG family iron-sulfur metabolism protein, with protein MDLSDVEARIEDGFEADCEATVTRARGDHDDDHLAATVVSSAFEGESLVAQHDLVYDALGDAMTTEIHALELTTYTPSEADERAD; from the coding sequence ATGGACCTCTCCGACGTGGAAGCGCGAATCGAGGACGGTTTCGAGGCGGACTGCGAGGCGACGGTGACCCGCGCCCGCGGCGACCACGACGACGACCACTTGGCGGCGACCGTCGTCTCGTCGGCCTTCGAGGGCGAGTCGCTGGTCGCCCAGCACGACCTGGTGTACGACGCGCTCGGCGACGCGATGACCACCGAGATTCACGCGCTCGAACTGACGACGTACACGCCGTCGGAAGCCGACGAACGAGCGGACTGA
- a CDS encoding PGF-CTERM-anchored ABC transporter substrate-binding protein: MRRPAIVLGVVLLVLSATVPAAGAFDAPAAQEDPSCEFPVTMTDASDANVTVDAEPERVVTLNPSAAQTMWELDAREKVVGVSQFAGYLEDAGDREVVTSGSPSQVNAEQVISLEPDLVLAPNTIDNDSVTQLRDAGVTVYRFQFANSLDAVYEKTETIGRLVGACDAAETTVSDMRDRVDTIRQAVDGQERPSVYYALGGGYTAGPSTFIGSMIDTAGGHNIAADGNFSKPYPQPSEEFVAEQDPEHVVVGVPAAQMNADKSELIGADSVVRNTTAYEEGNIVAVNVNHINQPAPRVVEPMTQMAQAFHPDAYAEANTTTTATTAEPTTQTETATTAAATTTDGGDGSSGGSAPGFGVATGVVAVLGAALFARR, from the coding sequence GTGCCACAGTCCCCGCAGCCGGCGCGTTCGACGCACCGGCCGCTCAGGAAGACCCGTCCTGCGAGTTCCCCGTCACGATGACCGACGCCAGCGACGCTAACGTCACCGTCGACGCCGAACCCGAGCGCGTCGTCACGCTGAACCCGAGCGCCGCCCAGACCATGTGGGAACTCGACGCGCGCGAGAAAGTCGTCGGCGTCTCCCAGTTCGCCGGCTACCTCGAGGACGCCGGCGACCGCGAGGTCGTCACCTCCGGGAGCCCCTCACAGGTGAACGCCGAGCAGGTCATCTCGCTCGAACCCGACCTCGTGCTCGCGCCGAACACCATCGACAACGACTCCGTCACCCAGCTCCGTGACGCCGGCGTCACGGTCTACCGCTTCCAGTTCGCGAACTCCCTGGACGCCGTCTACGAGAAGACCGAGACTATCGGCAGGCTCGTCGGCGCGTGCGACGCCGCCGAAACCACCGTCTCGGACATGCGCGACCGCGTCGACACCATCCGGCAGGCCGTCGACGGGCAGGAGCGCCCGAGCGTCTACTACGCCCTCGGTGGCGGCTACACCGCCGGCCCGAGCACCTTCATCGGCTCGATGATCGACACGGCGGGCGGCCACAACATCGCCGCTGACGGGAACTTCAGCAAACCGTACCCGCAGCCGTCCGAGGAGTTCGTCGCCGAGCAGGACCCCGAGCACGTCGTCGTCGGCGTGCCCGCCGCGCAGATGAACGCCGACAAGTCCGAACTCATCGGCGCGGACTCCGTCGTCCGGAACACGACTGCCTACGAGGAGGGCAACATCGTCGCGGTGAACGTCAACCACATCAATCAGCCCGCCCCCCGGGTCGTCGAACCGATGACGCAGATGGCGCAGGCGTTCCACCCCGACGCGTACGCCGAGGCCAACACGACGACCACGGCGACGACCGCCGAACCGACGACCCAGACCGAGACCGCCACCACGGCCGCCGCCACGACGACCGACGGCGGTGACGGCTCCTCCGGTGGCTCCGCGCCCGGCTTCGGCGTCGCCACGGGCGTCGTCGCCGTGCTCGGTGCCGCTCTGTTCGCGCGCCGGTAG
- a CDS encoding GNAT family N-acetyltransferase — protein sequence MRYAVLGGPDDGPTLLLDWEAFSYAGKFVMSNTGKAVAYEGPPVGERDGWPPAAREADDPVADVVGAVSFNEDRTDPGTAWLRYVTVRGDRRGDGVGARLCAFAADRLLDDCDRVRIAVNNPFAYEALHKAGFGFTGEETGIAELVLERPCEDRAAGYQDGLDRYRERDLSPEEEAFLDRKRGQSPPVRVDW from the coding sequence GTGCGTTACGCAGTCCTCGGCGGCCCCGACGACGGCCCGACGCTCCTCCTGGACTGGGAGGCGTTCAGCTACGCGGGCAAGTTCGTGATGTCGAACACGGGGAAGGCAGTCGCCTACGAGGGTCCGCCGGTCGGGGAGCGCGACGGCTGGCCGCCGGCCGCCAGGGAGGCCGACGACCCGGTCGCGGACGTGGTCGGCGCGGTCTCGTTCAACGAGGACCGCACCGACCCGGGGACGGCGTGGCTGCGGTACGTCACCGTCCGCGGCGACCGACGGGGCGACGGCGTGGGTGCGCGGCTCTGCGCGTTCGCGGCCGACCGCCTGCTCGACGACTGCGACCGCGTCCGCATCGCCGTGAACAATCCGTTCGCGTACGAGGCGCTCCACAAGGCCGGCTTCGGATTCACGGGCGAGGAGACGGGCATCGCCGAACTCGTGCTGGAACGCCCCTGCGAGGACCGCGCGGCCGGCTATCAGGACGGCCTCGACCGGTACCGGGAGCGGGACCTCTCGCCCGAGGAGGAGGCGTTCCTCGACCGCAAGCGCGGGCAGTCCCCGCCGGTCCGCGTCGACTGGTAG
- a CDS encoding class I SAM-dependent methyltransferase codes for MHDVPYFDRFAPLYDLAMPAADRADLALALALADRPVERVLDLGGGTGRVARALGGDAVVADASRGMLSEARGAGLETVQTDVRRLAVADESVDAVVIVDALHHFPARSTAIEEAARALRPGGVVVVRDFDPATLRGWLLVAGEHLLGMGSRFDTADECGRRLADAGLDARLVDTGFAFTVAGVKPGQP; via the coding sequence ATGCACGACGTGCCCTACTTCGACCGGTTCGCGCCGTTGTACGACCTCGCGATGCCGGCGGCCGACCGGGCGGACCTCGCCCTGGCGCTCGCGCTCGCCGACCGGCCAGTCGAGCGCGTGCTGGACCTCGGCGGGGGGACTGGCCGGGTCGCCCGCGCGCTCGGCGGCGACGCCGTCGTCGCGGACGCCAGCCGCGGGATGCTTTCAGAAGCCCGCGGCGCGGGTCTCGAAACCGTCCAGACCGACGTCCGGCGGCTCGCAGTCGCCGACGAGTCCGTCGACGCCGTCGTGATTGTGGACGCGCTCCACCACTTCCCCGCGCGCAGCACGGCAATCGAGGAGGCGGCGCGCGCGCTGCGCCCCGGTGGGGTGGTCGTCGTGCGGGACTTCGACCCCGCGACGCTCCGCGGCTGGCTGCTGGTCGCCGGCGAACACCTCCTCGGGATGGGGTCGCGCTTCGACACCGCCGACGAGTGCGGCCGCCGACTCGCCGACGCGGGTCTGGACGCGCGACTCGTCGACACGGGGTTCGCGTTCACCGTCGCGGGCGTGAAACCGGGACAGCCTTGA
- a CDS encoding ornithine cyclodeaminase family protein — protein MTETLFLSDDDLAGLADLADYVNAVRDGYRQRGEGAPAEPRTKLVRGDPPGMLTDYSAILPETGAMGGYTYSAGFGAEDAWFVTPLFDAESGEPLALLDGARMNPFKTGATGAVGVDALARRDASTMAVVGSGAQARGQLKAVATVRDLDTVWVYSRTKESREAFAAELNDSLDASVAAVASSAAAVEGADIVVTATNASEPVFDGEHLDDGAHVTAMGQYHPEKRELDATTIERATYVPDLRARVSQDAGSFLAAVEAGVVDEDHVHAELGEVVAGEAEGRQGPEDVTVFDSGGTGIETVAAAHMLYERAVEQGLGTEIPFAPASEALTGE, from the coding sequence GTGACAGAGACGCTGTTCCTCTCCGACGACGACCTTGCCGGGCTCGCTGACCTCGCTGACTACGTGAACGCCGTCCGAGACGGGTACCGCCAGCGCGGCGAGGGCGCGCCGGCCGAACCCCGAACGAAGCTCGTCCGGGGCGACCCGCCGGGGATGCTCACCGACTACTCCGCCATTCTCCCGGAGACCGGCGCGATGGGCGGGTACACGTACAGCGCGGGGTTCGGAGCCGAGGACGCGTGGTTCGTCACGCCGCTGTTCGACGCCGAATCCGGCGAGCCGCTGGCGCTGCTGGACGGCGCACGCATGAACCCCTTCAAGACCGGCGCGACCGGTGCCGTCGGTGTCGACGCGCTCGCCCGCCGGGACGCCTCGACGATGGCCGTCGTCGGGAGCGGCGCGCAGGCACGCGGACAGCTGAAGGCGGTGGCGACGGTCCGTGACCTTGACACCGTCTGGGTGTACTCGCGGACGAAGGAGAGCCGCGAGGCGTTCGCCGCGGAGCTGAACGACTCCCTCGACGCCTCGGTCGCGGCGGTGGCGTCGAGCGCAGCCGCCGTCGAGGGCGCGGACATCGTCGTCACGGCGACGAACGCCAGCGAGCCGGTCTTCGACGGCGAACACCTCGACGACGGCGCGCACGTCACGGCGATGGGTCAGTACCACCCGGAGAAGCGCGAACTGGACGCGACGACCATCGAGCGCGCGACCTACGTCCCCGACCTCCGCGCCCGAGTCAGTCAGGACGCCGGCTCGTTCCTCGCGGCCGTCGAGGCGGGCGTCGTCGACGAGGACCACGTCCACGCGGAACTCGGCGAAGTCGTTGCCGGGGAGGCAGAGGGCCGCCAGGGGCCCGAGGACGTGACTGTGTTCGACAGCGGCGGCACGGGCATCGAGACGGTGGCGGCCGCCCACATGCTCTACGAGCGCGCCGTCGAGCAGGGGCTCGGCACCGAGATTCCGTTCGCGCCCGCGAGCGAAGCGCTCACTGGGGAGTAA
- a CDS encoding DUF4013 domain-containing protein, with translation MLPAPFRYPFRGERAVDALLVGGALHLLTVYVPVVPLIPLVPVLGYLLVVFAALSTREPADRFDSLPAYPGVRSVLRTGLRGAVVVASFLVPATVVLLVTVAGASQLTLTPGDVSAGTSVAFALGSTTSLLLAVVCVYLLPAALANFLANGRILAAYDTDVLARAAGHGAYFYDVLVGLVAGAVLLTVAGATVSVAVGFFVAFYAELVAVGFWSRGVSRALPDVVAAA, from the coding sequence ATGCTCCCGGCACCTTTCCGGTACCCGTTCCGCGGCGAGCGCGCGGTCGACGCGCTGCTCGTCGGCGGTGCGCTCCACTTGCTGACTGTCTACGTGCCGGTCGTCCCGTTGATTCCGCTGGTCCCCGTGCTCGGCTACCTCCTCGTCGTCTTCGCGGCGCTCTCGACCCGCGAGCCCGCCGACCGCTTCGACTCCCTGCCGGCGTACCCCGGCGTCCGCAGCGTCCTGCGGACCGGTCTCCGCGGCGCGGTCGTCGTCGCGTCGTTCCTGGTGCCGGCCACGGTCGTCTTGCTCGTGACGGTCGCCGGCGCGTCACAGCTCACGCTGACCCCCGGTGACGTGAGCGCGGGGACGTCTGTGGCGTTCGCGCTCGGGTCGACGACATCGCTGCTGCTCGCCGTCGTCTGCGTCTACTTGCTCCCGGCGGCGCTCGCGAACTTCCTCGCGAACGGCCGGATTCTCGCGGCCTACGACACCGACGTGCTGGCTCGCGCAGCGGGCCACGGCGCGTACTTCTACGACGTGCTCGTCGGACTCGTCGCCGGTGCGGTTCTGCTCACTGTCGCGGGTGCCACCGTCTCGGTCGCCGTCGGCTTCTTCGTCGCGTTCTACGCCGAACTCGTCGCCGTCGGCTTCTGGAGTCGCGGCGTCAGCCGCGCGCTCCCGGACGTGGTCGCTGCGGCGTGA
- a CDS encoding ABC transporter ATP-binding protein, which yields MAELQLDHITKTFDDGGDEIVAVDDVSIDIEDGEFLVLVGPSGCGKSTTLRTIAGLESITDGDIRLDGEVINDKRPQDRNIAMVFQSYALYPHMTVRGNMSFGLEESTDLSDDEIDERVTEATEMMGIADLLDRKPSELSGGQQQRVALGRAIVRNPAAFLMDEPLANLDAKLRAQMRTELQRIQEELGVTTVYVTHDQTEAMTMSDRIAILDDGELQQVGTPLECYHEPANLFVAEFIGEPSMNTFEMRVEGDSLADDDFEYPLSASHADAIGDADRVVFGVRPEDIEIDADPEDAHSYAVDVDVVEPKGNENYVHMTFDGAAEDREKFVAAVGGLERVDEGARVVARFPPEAVHLFDADTGRALHNRSLEAVEDPELTS from the coding sequence ATGGCTGAACTACAACTCGACCACATCACCAAGACGTTCGACGACGGAGGCGACGAGATCGTCGCAGTCGACGACGTGTCCATCGACATCGAGGACGGCGAGTTCCTCGTGCTCGTCGGGCCGTCCGGCTGCGGGAAATCGACCACGCTGCGGACCATCGCGGGCCTCGAGTCCATCACCGACGGCGACATCCGGCTCGACGGCGAGGTCATCAACGACAAGCGCCCGCAGGACCGCAACATCGCGATGGTGTTCCAGTCGTACGCGCTGTACCCGCACATGACCGTGCGCGGCAACATGTCGTTCGGGCTCGAGGAGTCGACGGACCTCTCCGACGACGAGATCGACGAGCGCGTCACGGAAGCCACCGAGATGATGGGCATCGCCGACCTTCTGGACCGCAAACCCAGCGAGCTCTCCGGCGGCCAGCAGCAGCGCGTCGCGCTCGGCCGCGCCATCGTCCGCAACCCCGCGGCGTTCCTGATGGACGAACCGCTCGCGAACCTCGACGCGAAGCTGCGCGCGCAGATGCGGACGGAACTCCAGCGCATCCAGGAGGAACTCGGCGTGACGACCGTCTACGTCACGCACGACCAGACCGAGGCGATGACGATGAGCGACCGCATCGCTATCCTCGACGACGGGGAGCTCCAGCAGGTCGGGACGCCGCTGGAGTGCTACCACGAGCCCGCGAACCTCTTCGTCGCGGAGTTCATCGGCGAACCGTCGATGAACACCTTCGAGATGCGCGTCGAGGGCGACTCGCTCGCCGACGACGACTTCGAGTACCCGCTCTCGGCGAGCCACGCCGACGCCATCGGGGACGCCGACCGGGTCGTCTTCGGCGTCAGACCAGAGGACATCGAGATCGACGCGGACCCCGAGGACGCCCACAGCTACGCCGTCGACGTCGACGTCGTGGAGCCGAAGGGCAACGAGAACTACGTCCACATGACGTTCGACGGGGCCGCCGAAGACCGGGAGAAGTTCGTCGCGGCCGTCGGCGGCCTCGAACGGGTCGACGAGGGCGCGCGCGTCGTCGCCCGGTTCCCGCCGGAGGCCGTCCACCTCTTCGACGCGGACACGGGCCGAGCGCTGCACAACCGCTCGCTGGAAGCGGTCGAGGACCCCGAACTCACGTCGTAG